In one Nostoc sp. KVJ3 genomic region, the following are encoded:
- a CDS encoding SLBB domain-containing protein has protein sequence MLNTSLFKFITQPVVGAALLSAVNVAVPFASLAQGQPLPPTTQSPSTQTQLDTNYSLGGGDLIRVNVFEVPEYTGEYQIPPGGAINLPLIGSISVLGLTTEQAADEIARRYARFLKRPLISVNLLSPRPINIFVAGEVTRPGAYTLSLSGGAGNNPGVQYPTVLAALTTAQGVTLAADVTQVQLRRKVGRSSEQTVTVNLKELIQTGKLSQDITLRDGDTIVVPTATNFNVAESRNIFAANFAASQTTPRTVTIIGEVNRPGSYLVTPGNTDAQGGATTNSGSASPTGLPNVTRVIQLAGGITAQADVRNLKLRRPTRTGSEQTIDINLWQLLQSGDANQDIIVQDGDTIVIPTATEINPAEATQLATTTLSPTYIQVGVVGEVKKPGLTQVQPNSSLNQAILAAGGFNDARASSSAVDLIRLNPNGSVTKRIVKIDFSAGINEQTNPILRNNDVVVVNRSSLARIGDTTGTITGPLGVIFSLFNLFK, from the coding sequence ATGCTTAACACAAGTTTGTTTAAATTTATAACTCAGCCAGTTGTGGGTGCGGCTTTGTTAAGTGCTGTCAATGTCGCTGTGCCATTTGCGAGTCTAGCTCAGGGACAACCATTACCACCAACTACACAATCACCAAGCACACAAACACAATTAGATACTAATTATTCATTAGGAGGCGGCGATCTTATCCGTGTAAATGTATTTGAAGTACCTGAATATACAGGTGAATATCAAATCCCCCCAGGTGGAGCCATCAACCTACCTTTAATTGGCAGTATTTCAGTCCTTGGGTTAACAACTGAACAAGCTGCCGACGAAATTGCTAGAAGATATGCTCGCTTTCTCAAACGTCCCTTAATCTCAGTCAATTTGTTATCGCCTCGTCCCATCAATATTTTCGTGGCTGGAGAGGTGACACGTCCAGGAGCTTATACTCTAAGTTTGAGTGGAGGCGCAGGGAACAATCCTGGTGTACAATATCCTACTGTATTAGCCGCATTAACAACAGCGCAGGGTGTAACCTTGGCGGCAGATGTCACTCAAGTTCAATTACGGCGTAAAGTAGGACGTTCTTCAGAGCAAACTGTCACAGTCAATTTAAAAGAACTCATCCAAACAGGTAAATTATCACAGGATATTACCTTGCGCGATGGAGACACTATCGTTGTGCCAACTGCAACCAACTTCAACGTAGCAGAATCCCGAAATATATTTGCAGCGAACTTTGCCGCCAGCCAAACCACACCCCGCACGGTAACAATTATTGGTGAAGTTAACCGTCCCGGTTCCTATCTTGTCACTCCTGGTAACACAGATGCTCAAGGGGGTGCAACCACAAACAGTGGCTCTGCTAGTCCCACCGGACTACCAAATGTTACACGGGTAATTCAACTAGCCGGGGGAATTACAGCACAGGCCGATGTTCGTAATCTCAAGCTACGCCGACCTACAAGAACTGGCTCAGAACAAACTATAGATATTAATCTTTGGCAATTATTGCAGAGTGGTGATGCTAATCAAGACATCATCGTGCAAGACGGAGATACGATTGTTATTCCGACGGCAACTGAAATTAACCCTGCGGAAGCTACTCAATTAGCTACCACTACTTTGTCTCCTACATACATTCAAGTGGGTGTGGTCGGTGAAGTTAAAAAACCAGGGTTAACACAGGTTCAACCCAATAGTTCTTTAAATCAAGCTATACTTGCTGCTGGCGGATTTAATGATGCCAGGGCTAGCAGCAGTGCCGTTGATTTGATTCGCCTCAACCCTAACGGTTCTGTCACCAAACGTATAGTCAAAATTGATTTCTCTGCTGGGATTAATGAGCAAACTAATCCGATACTCCGTAATAATGATGTTGTGGTAGTCAATCGATCTAGTTTAGCTAGGATTGGTGATACCACAGGTACTATAACTGGACCTCTAGGTGTTATCTTTAGCCTTTTCAACTTGTTCAAATAG